A stretch of DNA from Malus sylvestris chromosome 9, drMalSylv7.2, whole genome shotgun sequence:
ATTTCCTTCTCGAGATACCTTTGATATTTGCTTTCTGATTTCTTTGTTCAAGACAAGATGGCTTTACTGAACATTGGTGCTGGGAACAGCGACGATGCCTTCTACAGGTATAAGATGCCCAGGATGGTTACCAAAATTGAGGGCCGTGGAAATGGCATCAAGACAAATATAGTCAACATGGTGGACATCGCAAAGGCCTTGGCAAGGCCCCCTGCATATACTACAAAGTATTTTGGTTGTGAACTTGGAGCCCAATCCAAATTTGATGAGAAAACTGGGACTTCTATTGTTAATGGGTCCCATGACACCGCTAAGCTAGCTGGCCttcttgaaaattttattaagaAATACGTCCAGTGTTATGGATGTGGCAATCCAGAAACAGAGATCTTGATTACGAAGACTCAAATGATTCAACTGAAATGTGCTGCGTGTGGTTTTGTGTCTGATGTCGACATGAGAGACAAGCTCACTACCTTCATTATTAAGAACCCACCCGAGCAGAAAAAGGGATCCAAAGACAAGAAAGCAATGAGGAGGGCTGAAAAGGAACGGTTGAAAGAAGGTGAAGCTGCTGATGAGGAGctgaagaaacaaaagaaagaggcAAAGAAGAAGGGCACTTCTTCCTCTGCTAAGGAGGGCCCTGTGAAAGCCAGCtcttcgaaaaaaaaaacaagtggaTCTGATGAGGACCGCACATCACCTACTCACAGCCAGGCTGATGAGGAGGAGGCCAAtgatgttgatgatgatgatgatgatgttcaGTGGCAAACTGATACATCACTAGAGGCAGCTCGTCAACGGATTCAAGAACAATTGAGTGCTGCGACAGCTGATATGGTAATGCTTTCAACCAATGAACCAGAGAAGCCCAAGGAAGCAACAAAGGCTGTGGAGAATGGAAACTCCACTGCTCGAGTAACACTTACTGATGAGTTGAAAAAGAATCTAGATAAAGGTATCTCAGCCAAACAGTTACAATCCCTTCTGCCGTCACTTTCAGGGTCTGCTAAGGAAAAGATGACTGCTCTTTTTGAAGCGCTATTTGGGGGTATAGAGAAAGGGTTTGCAAAGGAGGTGTCGAAGAAGATAAAGTACCTTGCTGTAGCTGCTGCACAGGATGAGGGATCCCAGTTGCTCGTGCTTCAAGCAATTGAAGGCTTCTGTGGGAAGTCAAGCTCAAGTGCATTGAAGGAGGTTGCCCTGGTTTTAAAAGCTCTCTATGATGCTGATATCTTGGAAGAAGAAACTATAGTGCAGTGGTATCAAGGTGGACTGAAGGGAGCCGGCAGGGGCTCTCAGATTTGGAAGAACACTAAACCCTTCATTGACTGGCTCCAGAGTGCTGAGTCTGAAACTGAGGAGGAATAAGGTTTTCTACTCTTTATTTATTGTCATCATCGCATGTGTTTTTAGTTCGTTGTTCGTTTTGCTGTCGTTGCCAACGTCGTGCATCCGCTGAAGGGAATAAACGGGTTTTCTGAGGCCTCTCGCGTAGTCCACTAGTGTCAAGATTTTCAACTTTGTCCTGCATTACCTAGAAATGTCTGTATGTGTGTTATCCGGGATTGATTTTAGTATTGAGTATTATTTTCGGCATATTTTTGCCCCTGGatagtttcaaaattttaaggGATATTGTTTGTTTTACTATCTAAATTTCCATTTACTGATGAGATGATTATGCCTCGCGATCCTTAATTGATCTGATGTGTGCCTATGTTGTTATTTCCAGGATGTTTCATTGAAGGGTTAACtctaaaggaaaactaatgaaaaatgtttcaaAACTTTGAGCTTTAACGATAAGCACAAAacaaagggtaaagtgaattgtATCAAGATTGATTttatagtgtaaaaatatgaattttagttaaagtgaatagtattaggaacttttcgttaaagcttCCTAACTTTAATCCCTCTTTCGAGCCGGTTATTCTGAACCTATGCTTCGGTTGTTCTTGCAACATTTTCACCTTCAAACTCCCTTTTTTCTTAGCCATTGACTTGAATGTCAAAAGAAAGGAAGAGCCCATTGAATTGAATATCTCAGAAAGGGATTGGGCTATCTCTAGTCACGGGCTATGGGCTACTTGTAGCTCTCGAGCTGACCACATTTAGCCTCTGTACAGACGCGGGATAGGAATTGAGAGACACGACGATGCAGCAAatctttcaaaaaataaaaaagaacagaCACAGATAAAACATGacgattaaaatataataatttataacaaATATTACATATACTTCAAATTAGTAATATCACAAAGAATTCGTGCTTATCAAATTATTCGTTATACATAATAATTAAATCacaaatataataattaatataacACAAGATTCAAGTCTTAATGATCTTCAAGTCTCTCTTTCTATTTCCTTCTGAACTCCATTGTCGTCTTAATGATCTTCAAGTCTCTCTTTCTATTTCCTTCTGAACTCCATTGTCGTCAGTAAAAATCACGGCCTCTAAATGGAGAGAAAGATGACTGAAGAGGAGGTTGGCAAACTTTTAGGTTTTAGAAGTTTCAATATTTACAAAATTGCCGCAAATTGTGTCTTGACTGTGTTTAAACCGTTTCCGAGGCATATTTGAGATGTAACAGCGTGTTCgaatggagagatttttcagtgtaaccGTCACACAAGAcggtacaccacgtgtctctATGTAAATGGttggatatgtgtgttaaaaggttaacttaaaaattaaaaaatttcaccacttacataaaaacacgtggtgtaccatccgtgttcccgtcacaattaaaaattttccGTTCAAATGCCCAACACTTTGACACTTCGAGATTTCAGAATGCCCGTGGAACATTGCATTGATCCCTCCATTAAGTTTTTTGTGTACCCCGCGTTTGTTTCATAGCTTTTTCTCTCTGAAGTCTGAACACAATAAAGTATTAGTGTGCAGTGTATCGTTGGAGATGGAAAAAATATAGTCGAGACTAcacattaaaatataatattctAGAGGGTtaaattattagttttttttttttatcaaaaaggAATGGAGGATtaaaatataatgaaaactaattaaaataacttgaaaactttgagttttaatcaaaatgacaaaaaggtgttgtatgtgaatagtatcatgagtgactttttagagtaaaaatgtcattttcgttaaaagtaaacaataccatgagtgtttcgttaaaacttcctaaAATATAACTCACCACTTTTGTCTCTCCACTGCTAAAGATGGCCTAAGAGACTGCATCTTCCCTTGTTTTATATGAGCATTGGCAtaagaaacaacaaaaaccataaACAAACTCGCACAAACGGCCAAACCACAGTTAGCCAAGTTGGCTAGAACAATATTCTCTATAGTCAAGTTTAAATCTTCAACTCTGTAGTATTAAGTTATATTTAAATATTCCAAGGCGAATGGGGTTTGGATTGGCCCTTGGTCGGCCAATTCCAAATCATTTGGTTTCACGTCATTGCAAAGAAGAGCATCGCCTCCACAAGCTCATGAGAAAATAGCAAGTTACACCTTTTTTTTGGGGTAATTTGTATATTAACGGTGAAAGCAGGTGAGAAGGATGAGGTAGAAATTGAGTTGCATAaagcatgttttgttgcttgcACTGCCAAGTGCAAACTGCTCTCCTTCATAGGATCATTGAATCATGTTCTGGGTCCCCTTTTTGGATGGAAATTCATCGAATTACGGTATTAACATTTACATGTACACTTAAAGTATAGGTTCCTAGTTTTCATATGAAAGTACTTGAAAAAATAAAGGCTAATACCCAATGCTGTCATATACACAGGTTTCCGAATCACGGCAAGCAAGGGGTTTGCGTATGCTTCTGGCACATTGTCCTGAACTGACGATGTAAGAACATTGCCTTCGGCCACAACTTTCATCTGCATTACAAACAACTGGAGAACTTGATTCTCGAGCCCTTTTTCAGGATATTGCAGCAACAGCAAATGATTCTCCGGCCAAGACTAGTGGCTGAATCAGTTATCGAATTTGAATAAAACGTGATGGATATGCAAAGTCATTCTCTTCGTCTGATGTGGCAGGGGAAATCTGAGGATCCTAATGCATAGACACATGAAACAGAACAAGTTCTACTGTTTCAGTAAGAGCAAAAGCAAGGCATTCACAGCTCAACTATGTACCAAATACATGGTCAATGAATTTCTTATATGACTGACCTGTTGATGCCGCCGACGTTGGATGACAGTGAATACTCTAACCATGATATAGATTGGAAAAAGAATTCCAATCGTTCTCAACACCATTAGCTACAGCATAATGAAAATATTAGTACGTTCTTTTTACATTTGCCTGAAGAGCATTTCATcctttaaataaaaaatggggTTAGCAAAACTCACTGTGAATAACGTCAATGAGTACTCTCCTGCTCCACTTATTAAGATTGGAAGAGTATGGCGTAAAACCAGAAGAACCATGAactgaaaacaaacaaaaaatgctGTAAAATATGACTGAAGTAGTAATGTCCACAAGACCAATTAATTCTTGCTAGACAGGATTGACATATTCGAAAACATGTGTATTCAATTTCATTTATAACTTTAAAACAGAATAATTCCCCCATAGGTTGAAAAAATTCAACAACTAAACCACTTCATCATGTGAACATCTGCATGTTACTAGgttttgtagttttttcttttcttacgtCACCCCTTCTTCCAGTTCTTTCTCTGCCATCATGGCATATTTTTTCTTGTTAAAACTCTTGCttaatgggtattcacaagtctccacttgttttgtgtgtgtgtgtgtgtgtgtgtgtgtgtgtgtgtgtgtgtgtgtgtgtgtgtgagagagagagagagagagagtacgatGATAGCAACTATACGACAACATAGCAAGCTTCTTGAAGAGGGAGCTGAGTATTCATCAGCAAAGTCTGTATTCAGGTATCCGTGATCAGTAGTAACCATTGCTATAAATCCAGGATTCTGCAGGTCCCTTCTGGAAATCTCCCAGTTCCCCCTAATATGGTAACACCAAATTGAGTATATAATGTTTTTGGTTCTGAAAAGTGAAATTAGATCTTTTGTTGAAAACAGAAAACCATGAGAATATGGATAGGTAGAAAGTACCGGAAGTTCATTGGGATACCACTATAATGATATAGAGGAGGCGGTGCTGTATAATCTGGCTTGAATTGCTGCAATTTCACATTCAACAGGGAAAATGAAAATTCTTAATTCTCCCAAATTAATAATCATCATAAAACACAACTAAAGTCAGAAACATGTTCTGTAAAGGAATGGCATACCTGGTGGCAAATTTCACAAATTGTATCACCCTTCTCATTGCACCACTTCTGAACACATTTGCGGTGAGCGTACTACAAATATGTgaagattaaataaataaataactccATTCTAAAGCCAGTGGAATTACTTGACATGGACAGAAAGCAGGGGACAGAGAAAGGGAAAGCCAAAGACAATGGTTGTTGTTGTCATCTTATTTTGAGAAAGAAGCAACATTTTACTGCAGAAGACAATAAACATACACAAAGTGGACAAGAAGTccacaaaaattcaaaagcaaacAATGAAACAAACAGAAAACCCAACAAGCTAAGATATCTCAAAGAGCTAACTAATAGCAGCTTTCCAATCAACCCAAATATACGAAGGGGGCAAATTTTAAAATCTGACGACACCGAAGCCCATAGTGAAGACCAGAAACAAACTTTCTCCCACAAATCCCCACCGCTGCTACCTACACAATCCTCAAAGGTATCATCCTGTTCCTTCTGTCCAGGTTTCTCATTACACAGCCAAAACTATACTTCCCCTTAAGTCTTAGCTTTCTTCCCCTTCCCTGATAACTTATGCTCCTCTGACAAGGACAATAGTTGTTTTTGCCATATGATACATAATTGTACCATATGGAATGAATAAATAAGCTACTAAGACAACTTGACATGATCATCGGTAACAAAGTCAGGGACTGATGGCCACAAGGAGTCCAGATTTGGTCTACAGTCTTTACTTACGCAAAAGACTTTCAACCTTTTTTGATCTGGAGTAAACATATTATTGAGAAATTTATCCAATGGCTTTAAGATTCTAAGTGTTAGGAAATCATGAATAATAAACTCCACTAAAGCTCAGAATGCAGTTTTACCTGCTACTATGAAATATCGAACTGACTATTTAACTCTCATTAAAAGTGATGTTCTGCttcaaacttgatttttttttttttttttttttttgttaaactaTACTACAATATCCATAAGGAATGATATAGCCAATTGTTCCATTCAACTCGTAGAAACATCACC
This window harbors:
- the LOC126582418 gene encoding eukaryotic translation initiation factor 5-like, whose product is MALLNIGAGNSDDAFYRYKMPRMVTKIEGRGNGIKTNIVNMVDIAKALARPPAYTTKYFGCELGAQSKFDEKTGTSIVNGSHDTAKLAGLLENFIKKYVQCYGCGNPETEILITKTQMIQLKCAACGFVSDVDMRDKLTTFIIKNPPEQKKGSKDKKAMRRAEKERLKEGEAADEELKKQKKEAKKKGTSSSAKEGPVKASSSKKKTSGSDEDRTSPTHSQADEEEANDVDDDDDDVQWQTDTSLEAARQRIQEQLSAATADMVMLSTNEPEKPKEATKAVENGNSTARVTLTDELKKNLDKGISAKQLQSLLPSLSGSAKEKMTALFEALFGGIEKGFAKEVSKKIKYLAVAAAQDEGSQLLVLQAIEGFCGKSSSSALKEVALVLKALYDADILEEETIVQWYQGGLKGAGRGSQIWKNTKPFIDWLQSAESETEEE
- the LOC126583870 gene encoding uncharacterized protein LOC126583870 isoform X1, which produces MGDHFVLFVDRLITESTLEAVIESTYQLQHPTPTTIQDIMESSHQIDMNTLSSPSKFVQCRICHDEDDDSNMEAPCSCCGSLKYAHRKCVQKWCNEKGDTICEICHQQFKPDYTAPPPLYHYSGIPMNFRGNWEISRRDLQNPGFIAMVTTDHGYLNTDFADEYSAPSSRSLLCCRIVAIIFMVLLVLRHTLPILISGAGEYSLTLFTLMVLRTIGILFPIYIMVRVFTVIQRRRHQQDPQISPATSDEENDFAYPSRFIQIR
- the LOC126583870 gene encoding uncharacterized protein LOC126583870 isoform X2, coding for MGDHFVLFVDRLITESTLEAVIESTYQLQHPTPTTIQDIMESSHQIDMNTLSSPSKFVQCRICHDEDDDSNMEAPCSCCGSLKYAHRKCVQKWCNEKGDTICEICHQQFKPDYTAPPPLYHYSGIPMNFRGNWEISRRDLQNPGFIAMVTTDHGYLNTDFADEYSAPSSRSLLCCRIVAIIFMVLLVLRHTLPILISGAGEYSLTLFTLMVLRTIGILFPIYIMVRVFTVIQRRRHQQISPATSDEENDFAYPSRFIQIR